The window TCTGGGCGCAGCGATTGCGGGCACCTTCGCGGTCGTCGCCTGCTTTGCCGTCTATTATATCGCCACCGCCTTCGCGCTCGGATACGGCACCACCACGCTCAACATCGGCCGCGAAACCTTCCTCGCGATCCAGCTCGGCGCGATCCTGTTCATGGCGCTCAGCATCATCATCGCGGGCTGGTGGGCGGACAAGACCAGCCCCACCCGCGTTCTGGTGGCGGGCTGCATCGGCACGGTTCTGATGGGCGTCATCTTCGGCCCCGCCATGGGCACGGGCCAGTTGCTGCCGATCTTCCTGATACTCAGCCTGGCCCTGTTCCTGATGGGCTTTGTCTACGGGCCGCTGGGCGCTTATCTGCCGCACCTGTTCCCCGTCCAGCTTCGCTACACCGGCGCGTCATTCTCATTCAATCTGGGCGGGATCCTCGGCGGCGCGCTGGCCCCCATCGTCGCCACATGGCTGATCCAGGTGCAGGGCGTCGAACTGGTCGGCCTCTACATGTCAGCTGCGGCCGCGATCAGCCTTGGCGGGCTATGGTTCACCAGCCGTAATCCCGCCTGACGGGATCAGGCCGGGATCACCAGACTGGCCTCCAGCCCACCGCCGGTCCGGTTCGCCAGCCGCAGCGCGCCGCCATGCTCCGCTATGATCGCGCGGACCAGCGCCAGCCCCAGCCCCGCGCCGCCAGTCTCCCGGTTGCGCGACCCTTCCATCCGGGTGAACGGCTCAATCATCTCTTCCATGCGGTCATCGGCGATGCCCGGCCCGTCATCGGCGACGACCAGACGGATCGCCCCATCTTCCCGCACCACGGACACATGCGCGCGCTCGCCATAGACGATGGCGTTTTCGATCAGGTTGCGCAGCGCCCGGCGGATCTGCTGCGGCCTTACCGAAGCCACCGCGCGGGCGCTTTCCGCCATGTCGACGGCTGATCCCAGTTCGATAAAGTCCTCGACCACCGCATCGGCCAGCGCGGACAGATCGACCTTCTGCGCGGCTTCCGTGCTGCGTCCCGCCCGCGCCAGCGACAAAATATCCTCCAGCATCCGGTTCATCTCGTCGATCGTCTCGGACATGCGCGCGCGCTCGCCTTCATCCTCGACCGATTCCGCCCGCACCCGCAGCGACGCGAGCGGCGTCCGCAGGTCATGGCCGATCGCGCCCAGCATCCTGTCCTTCTCGTCCAGCATCGCGACGATGCGGCTGCGCATCGCGTTGAATGCGGTGGTCAATTCGCGCACGTCGCCCGGCCCCCGCTCCTCGACCGCGTCGGCCGAACCGGTGCGGGCGAACTGCTGCGCCGACCGCGTCAACTGCCCCAGCGGCCGCGCCAGTCTCCGCCCGACCCACAGCAGCGGGGCCAGCACGATCACGTAAAGGATCAGCGTCTGCCAGGCCAGCCAGCCGCCATAGCGCGCCGGGCGATCGCCTATGCGCGACTGCGTGACGATCCATTTTCCCTGTTCATATTCCGCCGCCATGACCAGCCGGCGGCTTCGCGGACCGCCGCGCTGATCGCCCATCGCGCGCATGCGCACCCGTTCCCACCGGCGCAGGGGCGGCGCGCGGTCCTGCTCGAACACCTGCACCGACAGGACCGGCAAGCCGATGTCGGCGAACATCGCTCGCGCCCTTCTCTCAATCTCCGGCCGCCTGTCGCCGTCCAGCACGGGCATGGCGTCCAAAAAGCGCGCGCGCTGCGGCCGGTTGGCGGCGGGCGGCTCACCCCGGCTGTCCAGCGCGTCGGCGATGCGATAGACGCCGGGCGCCGTCTGCGCCGTCAGCGTCAGCCGGTTGCGCTCCTGCAACAGCAGCCCGAAATTGATCGCCTGCGCCACGAACAGCGCGATGGCGACCAGCATGATGATCTGCCCGGCCAGGCCCTGCGGCCAGAATCGGATGCGCTTCACAGCTTTCTCACATCCGCAGCCAGCGTATAGCCGCCGCCCCACACGGTCTTGATCAGCGTCGGGGTCTTGGGGTCCGGCTCGATCTTCTTGCGCAGACGGCTGATCTGGTTGTCGATCGCCCGGTCGAACGCGTTGGCCTCCCGCCCCTGCGTGATGTCGAGCAACTGGTCGCGGCTCAGCACCTGGTTGGGCCGCGTGGTAAAGGCCAGCATCAGATTATATTCGGCGGTCGACAGCGGCAGGACGACGCCTTCCTGATCCACCAGCACGCGCTCATGCGTCTTTAGCAACCACCCCGCAAAGGCGTAGGTCGCGCCATCGGGCGCGGTCACGCGCTGGCCGCCAGTGGCGACGCGGCGGAAAATCATCTTGATCCGCGCCACCAGCTCGCGCGGTGAAAAGGGCTTCAGCACATAATCGTCCGCGCCCATTTCAAGGCCCACGATCCGGTCCGTCTCCTCGGACTTCGCCGTCAGCAGGATGACGGGAATTTCGCCCGTCTCGCGAATATGGCGGCACAGCGACAGCCCGTCCTCGCCCGGCATCATGATGTCCAGGATGACGAGGTCGATCGCGCTGGCGTTCAGGCGCAGCCGCGCTTCCGCCGCGCTTTCCACGGCGGTCACGCGAAAGCCGTTGCGCGACAGATATTGCGCCAACGGCTCGCGGATCGAACGCTCGTCATCGACGAGCAGCAGATGGGGTTTTTCGCTCATGGGGGATATCTGTCACGACTGTCATCGGCTTGGAAGGGTGGAGGACGCCCCCCACCCCGCCTTGCCCGTTATTTCGTCGGCGCGGCGTCCATGCCGCGACGCTGCTGCCACGCATCGCGCCGAGCCTGCTGCGCCGCCTTCATTTCCTCGGCGGTTACAGAGCCGTCCTTGTTGGCGTCGGCCTTGTCGAACATGGCCATCGGCCGGGCCATGAATTCTGCGCGGGTCAGCACGCCATCCTTCGCGGCCTCGCCCTTCATCCCGCCACGGCCGAACATCATGCCGCCGCCAAAGCCATGATGACCGCCCCGGCCAAAGCGCTTGCCATGGCCTTCCCCGCCACGGCGGTCGGACCGCGCCTGATGAGCGGCGTCGAACTCAGCCTTGCTGATCTGGCCGTTCTTGTCGCTGTCCATCGCGGTGAAGCGCTGGTCCATCCGCGCCTTGCGGGTGATCTCGCGATCTTCCTTCGTCAGCTTGCCGTCGCGATTGGCGTCCATCTTCGTGAAACGCGCATCAAGGGCGGCAGTGAACTCCGCCTTGCTGACCTGGCCGTCCTTGTTGGCGTCGGCCATCGCGATCATGCCGCCGTGGCGGCCTTTGTGGGCACCATCGCCGGGCTGCGCCAGCGCCAGATGCGACACCGCCAGTCCGCCGACGACAAGCGAGCCGACCGCGACCGTGCCAAAAAATTTGCGGATCATTTGATCTTCCTTCCAAAAGGTGACGAACGGCCATCGCCGCTCCTGCAACCCTTATGGGGAAGACTTGTCCCGCAACCTTGTCATGTCACGGCCTAAATTGTCGTAATTTGTAACGGGGCGGCACATGCGCCGCACCACCCCGCCCTTGCGGTCAGGCGTCCCGCCGGCCCAGCAGCCGCAACCGCAGCGCGTTCAGCTTGATGAACCCGGCCGCATCGCGCTGGTCATAGGCGCCCGCATCATCCTCGAACGTCACGACCTTTTCGCTGTAGAGCGAATAAGGCGACTTGCGGCCAACGACATAAACGCCGCCCTTGTACAGCTTCAGCCGGACAGTGCCCGTCACCTTTTCCTGGCTATGGTCGATCGCCGCCTGCAACATCTCGCGCTCAGGGCTGAACCAGAAGCCGTTATAGATCAGCTCGGCATATTTGGGGGCAAGTTCATCCTTCAGATGCGCCGCGCCGCGATCCAGCGTCAGTTGCTCAATCCCGCGATGCGCCAGATGATAGATGGCGCCGCCCGGCGTTTCATACATGCCGCGCGACTTCATGCCGACGAAGCGGTTTTCGACCAGGTCGAGGCGGCCGATGCCATGCTTGCGGCCATATTCGTTCAGCGTTTCCAGCAGCGTCGCCGGGCTCATGCCCACGCCGTTGATCGCGACGCCGTCGCCACGCTCGAAATCGACCGTGATATATTCGGGCGCGTCCGGCGCATCCTCCGGGTTGACGGTGCGCGAATAGACATAGTCGGGCACTTCTTCCCACGGATCTTCCAGCACCTTGCCCTCGGAAGAGGTGTGCAGCATGTTCGCGTCGGTCGAAAACGGGCTTTCGCCGCGCTTGTCCCGCGGGATCGGGATCTGGTGCTGCTCGGCAAATTCGATCAGGCGGGTGCGGCTGGTCAAGTCCCACTCACGCCACGGCGCGATCACCTTGATGTCGGGCGACAGGGCGTAATAGCCCAGTTCGAAACGCACCTGGTCATTGCCCTTGCCCGTCGCGCCATGGCTGACGGCGTCCGCGCCCACCTGCCGCGCGATTTCGATCTGCCGCTTGGCGATCAACGGCCGCGCAATCGACGTGCCCAGCAGATACAGCCCCTCATACAGCGCATTGCTGCGCATCATCGGGAACACATAATCCTTGACGAATTCCTCGCGCAGATCGTCGATGAAGATATGCTCGTCGCGCACGCCCATCAGCTTGGCCTTCTGCCGCGCCGGCTCCAGCTCTTCGCCCTGCCCCAGATCGGCAGTAAAGGTCACCACCTCGCAATTATAGGTCTGCTGCAACCATTTCAGGATCACGCTGGTGTCCAGCCCTCCCGAGAAGGCAAGGACAATGCGATTGATCTTATCGGACATGGATGGAGCGACCTTCCTTAAACTGGCCTTCAAACTGGCGCAAAAATCACCCGCGCGCCGGTATCAGGCGTGGCGCTCAAGTGCAACCGAGTCGGCACGATGGGCATGCAAAAGGGGAGTGACGGCAACTGCCGCCACTCCCTCTATGCGGGTAGCTGAAAAACTCCCGGCCAAAGGCCCGCCTCTTTTAGGCGATGGGCTTACCGCGTCTGCGGTTTGAATCCCATGTTCCGGCCACGATCCGCGCCCAGCCGATAGACCGTCTGCATCTCCGGTTCGGCGCGGGTCATCTGCGGCGGAACGGGGGCAGAAACCGGCGCATGCACCGGGGCATTCTGCCTCTCGCGCTGGGCCAGCAGGTAACGCGCCCGACGCAACCGCTTGCTATGCGTGCGGAACGGATTTTCCGCGCTGGGCGGAGCGGCGACCATTGCCGCCAGACTGCCATGCACGGGCGCGGTGGCATCGACCGGCGACGCTGCGCTGCGGGTCGGGGCCGCAACAGACGCCACCGGCACGGGCTTGGTCGCCATCGGTTCATCGCGAACAGGCGTTTGGGCATAGGGCGCCACCGCGACCTCATCTACCCTGCGACGACGCAAGGCCGCAGCTCCGCCCAGACCCAGCAACAGCAAAGCGCCGCCACCCAGCGCCCAGTAAAGCGATTCGTCAGGGACGCTGCCCGCCGCTGCTGGCTGCTCCTGCACCACTGGATCGGCAGCCGTCGTTTCAGGCGCACTCATATTCGGGGCCACCGGGGCTACTGGCGCGGACGCGGCCTCCTGCGGCTGCGCGGTA of the Sphingobium herbicidovorans genome contains:
- a CDS encoding EF-hand domain-containing protein; protein product: MIRKFFGTVAVGSLVVGGLAVSHLALAQPGDGAHKGRHGGMIAMADANKDGQVSKAEFTAALDARFTKMDANRDGKLTKEDREITRKARMDQRFTAMDSDKNGQISKAEFDAAHQARSDRRGGEGHGKRFGRGGHHGFGGGMMFGRGGMKGEAAKDGVLTRAEFMARPMAMFDKADANKDGSVTAEEMKAAQQARRDAWQQRRGMDAAPTK
- a CDS encoding response regulator; this encodes MSEKPHLLLVDDERSIREPLAQYLSRNGFRVTAVESAAEARLRLNASAIDLVILDIMMPGEDGLSLCRHIRETGEIPVILLTAKSEETDRIVGLEMGADDYVLKPFSPRELVARIKMIFRRVATGGQRVTAPDGATYAFAGWLLKTHERVLVDQEGVVLPLSTAEYNLMLAFTTRPNQVLSRDQLLDITQGREANAFDRAIDNQISRLRKKIEPDPKTPTLIKTVWGGGYTLAADVRKL
- a CDS encoding sensor histidine kinase → MKRIRFWPQGLAGQIIMLVAIALFVAQAINFGLLLQERNRLTLTAQTAPGVYRIADALDSRGEPPAANRPQRARFLDAMPVLDGDRRPEIERRARAMFADIGLPVLSVQVFEQDRAPPLRRWERVRMRAMGDQRGGPRSRRLVMAAEYEQGKWIVTQSRIGDRPARYGGWLAWQTLILYVIVLAPLLWVGRRLARPLGQLTRSAQQFARTGSADAVEERGPGDVRELTTAFNAMRSRIVAMLDEKDRMLGAIGHDLRTPLASLRVRAESVEDEGERARMSETIDEMNRMLEDILSLARAGRSTEAAQKVDLSALADAVVEDFIELGSAVDMAESARAVASVRPQQIRRALRNLIENAIVYGERAHVSVVREDGAIRLVVADDGPGIADDRMEEMIEPFTRMEGSRNRETGGAGLGLALVRAIIAEHGGALRLANRTGGGLEASLVIPA
- a CDS encoding argininosuccinate synthase, which encodes MSDKINRIVLAFSGGLDTSVILKWLQQTYNCEVVTFTADLGQGEELEPARQKAKLMGVRDEHIFIDDLREEFVKDYVFPMMRSNALYEGLYLLGTSIARPLIAKRQIEIARQVGADAVSHGATGKGNDQVRFELGYYALSPDIKVIAPWREWDLTSRTRLIEFAEQHQIPIPRDKRGESPFSTDANMLHTSSEGKVLEDPWEEVPDYVYSRTVNPEDAPDAPEYITVDFERGDGVAINGVGMSPATLLETLNEYGRKHGIGRLDLVENRFVGMKSRGMYETPGGAIYHLAHRGIEQLTLDRGAAHLKDELAPKYAELIYNGFWFSPEREMLQAAIDHSQEKVTGTVRLKLYKGGVYVVGRKSPYSLYSEKVVTFEDDAGAYDQRDAAGFIKLNALRLRLLGRRDA